In Phoenix dactylifera cultivar Barhee BC4 chromosome 11, palm_55x_up_171113_PBpolish2nd_filt_p, whole genome shotgun sequence, the following are encoded in one genomic region:
- the LOC103713889 gene encoding vacuolar iron transporter homolog 2-like, translated as MEAELAKACFEHKLSVPDETHGGDEKGARAQRAQWLRAAILGASDGLLSTASLMLGVGSAKEDRWSMIISGVAGAVAGAFSMAVGEFVSVSMQRDMEMEGRKTKTVEQPTITSVTKNFIPPPPPPPPPSPAILAAASPSLGRSPMMRAIAAAGNKEAVGKDDGGESLPNPAKAAAASGVAFMAGSLVPLLSSAFISHYSTRVLVLVIATSVALAGSGGLGAYLGGSQVRSSATRVLIGGWLSMGVTYLLLKPLDKDDG; from the coding sequence ATGGAAGCAGAGCTTGCCAAGGCATGCTTTGAGCATAAGCTCTCGGTGCCTGATGAAACTCATGGCGGCGACGAGAAGGGAGCACGAGCGCAGCGAGCTCAGTGGCTCCGAGCTGCAATCTTAGGGGCCAGTGATGGCCTACTGTCCACAGCTTCTCTCATGCTTGGAGTTGGATCAGCCAAGGAAGATCGCTGGTCTATGATCATCTCTGGGGTCGCCGGCGCCGTCGCTGGTGCATTCAGCATGGCCGTCGGCGAGTTCGTGTCGGTGTCGATGCAAAGGGACATGGAAATGGAAGGAAGAAAAACGAAGACAGTCGAGCAGCCTACGATAACTTCAGTTACTAAAAACTTCATTCCaccaccgccaccgccaccgccaccgTCGCCGGCCATACTAGCAGCTGCATCACCGTCGCTGGGGAGGTCGCCAATGATGAGAGCAATTGCAGCAGCTGGAAACAAGGAAGCAGTAGGCAAAGATGATGGTGGAGAGTCGCTGCCAAACCCGGCcaaggcggcggcggcgtccgGGGTTGCGTTCATGGCTGGTTCGCTGGTGCCGCTCCTGTCGAGCGCTTTCATCAGCCATTATTCGACAAGGGTTTTGGTGCTTGTTATCGCGACATCGGTTGCTCTGGCCGGGTCTGGAGGACTAGGGGCTTATCTGGGTGGGTCTCAGGTGAGGTCGTCGGCGACGAGGGTGCTGATCGGAGGGTGGCTCTCAATGGGGGTCACGTATTTGTTGCTTAAGCCCCTAGACAAAGATGACGGATAG
- the LOC103713871 gene encoding calvin cycle protein CP12-3, chloroplastic, with protein MASSSSLSLSSLPLPSSSGLRSRSHRDPVAAIVSIPASRWWQGRRGSAVAVAASAARKKYKGTVMREEKLAGMIERKVEEAKAACEGEEGKGSDGCKVAWDEVEEVSQAMAHLRRRLAESDRDPLESFCQDNPETDECRVYED; from the coding sequence ATGGCGTCCTCgtcctctctctcgctctcctcGCTCCCCCTTCCTTCTTCGAGCGGCCTCCGATCGCGATCCCATCGAGATCCGGTGGCGGCGATCGTCTCGATTCCGGCGAGTCGGTGGTGGCAGGGGAGGAGGGGATcggcggtggcggtggcggcGTCGGCGGCGAGGAAGAAATACAAGGGGACGGTGATGCGGGAGGAGAAGCTGGCGGGGATGATAGAGAGGAAGGTGGAGGAGGCGAAGGCGGCGTGCgagggggaggaggggaagggTTCGGATGGGTGCAAGGTGGCGTGggacgaggtggaggaggtcagCCAGGCCATGGCCCACCTCCGCCGCCGGCTGGCGGAGAGCGATCGGGACCCCCTCGAGTCCTTCTGCCAGGACAACCCGGAGACCGACGAGTGCCGCGTCTACGAGGACTGA